The Xanthomonas sontii genome contains a region encoding:
- the lpxD gene encoding UDP-3-O-(3-hydroxymyristoyl)glucosamine N-acyltransferase, with protein MNTSTYTADEIAERFGLQVHGDGSVAVRGVATLAQAGPGQLSFLANPRYRAQLADSTAAIVVLRADDAEAAPGTALIARDPYVAFAKIAALFDVAPLRPPGIHPSASIDPSAQVAPSAHIGAFVSIGARSVVGEGCVIGPGCVIGEDCQIGAGSELLARVTLVTRVRLGQRVRVHPGAVLGADGFGLAMDAGRWIKVPQLGGVRIGDDCEIGANTCVDRGALEDTTLEEDVRLDNLVQVAHNVHIGAHSAIAGCTGIAGSAKIGRYVMLGGAVGVVGHLEICDKVVVTGKSVVRNSIHEPGEYSSGTPLTDNRTWRKNAARFKQLDALARRILSVSKEKE; from the coding sequence GTGAATACTTCGACCTATACCGCTGACGAGATCGCCGAGCGTTTCGGCCTGCAGGTGCATGGCGACGGCAGCGTCGCGGTGCGCGGCGTGGCCACGCTGGCGCAGGCCGGCCCGGGACAGCTCAGCTTCCTGGCCAATCCCCGCTATCGTGCGCAACTGGCCGACAGCACGGCGGCGATCGTGGTGCTGCGTGCCGACGACGCCGAGGCGGCGCCGGGGACCGCACTGATCGCGCGCGATCCGTACGTCGCCTTCGCCAAGATCGCCGCGCTGTTCGACGTGGCCCCGCTGCGACCGCCCGGCATCCATCCCAGCGCCAGCATCGATCCCAGCGCGCAGGTCGCGCCCAGCGCACACATCGGCGCGTTCGTCAGCATCGGCGCGCGCAGCGTGGTCGGCGAGGGCTGCGTGATCGGCCCCGGCTGCGTGATCGGCGAGGACTGCCAGATTGGCGCAGGCAGCGAACTGCTGGCCCGCGTCACCCTGGTGACCCGGGTGCGTCTGGGCCAGCGCGTGCGCGTGCATCCCGGCGCGGTGCTCGGCGCCGACGGCTTCGGCCTGGCGATGGACGCCGGCCGCTGGATCAAGGTGCCGCAGCTCGGCGGCGTCCGCATCGGCGACGATTGCGAGATCGGCGCCAACACCTGCGTGGACCGCGGCGCGCTGGAAGACACCACCCTCGAAGAAGACGTGCGCCTGGACAACCTGGTGCAGGTCGCGCACAACGTGCACATCGGCGCGCACAGCGCCATCGCCGGCTGCACCGGCATCGCCGGCAGCGCCAAGATCGGCCGCTACGTGATGCTCGGCGGCGCGGTCGGCGTGGTCGGCCACCTGGAGATCTGCGACAAGGTCGTGGTCACCGGCAAGTCGGTCGTGCGCAACTCCATCCACGAGCCGGGCGAGTACTCGTCCGGCACCCCATTGACCGACAACCGCACGTGGCGCAAGAACGCCGCGCGCTTCAAACAGCTCGATGCCCTGGCCCGTCGCATCCTGTCTGTCAGCAAGGAGAAGGAATGA
- the frr gene encoding ribosome recycling factor: MLNEIKQDAQTRMAKSIDALRHALIKVRTGRASTALVEHLKVNYYGSDMPLSQVASVAVADARSLTITPWEKQMVGAVEKAILASDLGLTPNTAGTTIRLNLPALTEERRRELSKVVHGEGEDTKVAIRNIRRDANQQVKDLLKDKKVTEDEARASEDDIQKLTDKAIKDVDDVVKGKEQELMAV, encoded by the coding sequence ATGCTCAACGAAATCAAGCAAGACGCACAGACCCGCATGGCCAAGAGCATCGACGCGCTGCGTCATGCGCTCATCAAGGTGCGCACCGGCCGCGCGTCGACCGCCTTGGTCGAGCACCTGAAGGTCAACTACTACGGCTCGGACATGCCGCTGAGCCAGGTCGCCAGCGTGGCCGTCGCCGACGCCCGCTCGCTGACCATCACCCCGTGGGAAAAGCAGATGGTCGGCGCGGTCGAGAAGGCGATCCTGGCCTCGGACCTGGGCCTGACCCCGAACACCGCCGGCACCACCATCCGCCTCAACCTGCCCGCGCTCACCGAGGAGCGCCGCCGCGAGCTGTCCAAGGTCGTGCACGGCGAAGGCGAGGACACCAAGGTGGCGATCCGCAACATCCGCCGCGACGCCAACCAGCAGGTCAAGGATCTGTTGAAGGACAAGAAGGTCACCGAGGACGAGGCCCGCGCCAGCGAGGACGACATCCAGAAGCTGACCGACAAGGCGATCAAGGACGTGGACGACGTGGTCAAGGGCAAGGAACAGGAACTGATGGCGGTCTGA
- the rseP gene encoding RIP metalloprotease RseP, with amino-acid sequence MGNVVGSIWWMLVSLGILVTFHEFGHFWVARRCGVKVLRFSVGFGKPLWSRYDRHGTEFAIAAIPLGGYVKMLDEREGEVAPAERAQAFNNKSVWQRIAIVAAGPIANLILCVAFLWAMFVIGKQDYAPIVGRAEGLAQQAGFQPGERIVRVGDRDVATWSEAAMQLTVAAMDREDVPVQTEDAQDGASHTRTLRLSQLPVGFDEQQVPALAGLTWRFTLQPAVIANVTAGSAADGVLRPGDRVLAVDGTPITSADQVAPQVQALGRGGGNGLIEVERNGERLALDVHLKQAAGPGAPRWTLGVAIGEQRRPAYDATLRYGPLAAIPVAFRETGRLAGDTLGILRRMLTGEASLKNVSGPITIAKVANVSAKQGPDWFLNFLALLSLSLAIMNLLPIPILDGGHLLYYLIELVKGSPLSERAMAAGQFVGLTLLAGLMGLAFYNDLFGQALR; translated from the coding sequence ATGGGTAATGTCGTCGGCTCCATCTGGTGGATGCTGGTCAGCCTGGGCATCCTGGTGACCTTCCACGAGTTCGGCCATTTCTGGGTCGCCCGCCGCTGTGGGGTCAAGGTGCTGCGCTTCTCGGTGGGCTTCGGCAAGCCGCTGTGGTCGCGCTACGATCGCCACGGCACCGAGTTCGCGATCGCCGCGATTCCGCTCGGCGGCTACGTGAAGATGCTCGACGAACGCGAGGGCGAGGTGGCCCCGGCCGAGCGTGCGCAGGCCTTCAACAACAAGAGCGTGTGGCAGCGCATCGCCATCGTCGCCGCCGGCCCGATCGCCAACCTGATCCTGTGCGTGGCGTTCCTCTGGGCGATGTTCGTGATCGGCAAGCAGGACTACGCGCCGATCGTCGGCCGCGCCGAGGGCCTGGCGCAGCAGGCCGGGTTCCAGCCCGGCGAGCGCATCGTCCGCGTCGGCGACCGCGACGTCGCCACCTGGAGCGAGGCCGCCATGCAGTTGACCGTCGCCGCCATGGACCGCGAGGACGTGCCGGTGCAGACCGAGGACGCGCAGGACGGCGCCAGCCATACCCGGACCCTGCGCCTGTCGCAGTTGCCGGTCGGCTTCGACGAGCAGCAGGTGCCGGCCCTGGCCGGCCTGACCTGGCGCTTCACCCTGCAGCCGGCGGTCATCGCCAACGTCACCGCCGGCTCGGCCGCCGACGGCGTGCTGCGCCCCGGCGACCGCGTGCTGGCGGTGGACGGCACCCCGATCACCAGCGCCGACCAGGTCGCACCGCAGGTGCAGGCCCTGGGCCGCGGCGGCGGCAACGGCCTGATCGAGGTCGAGCGCAACGGTGAGCGCCTGGCCCTGGACGTCCATCTCAAGCAGGCCGCCGGCCCCGGCGCGCCGCGCTGGACGCTGGGCGTGGCCATCGGCGAGCAGCGCCGCCCGGCCTACGACGCCACCCTGCGCTACGGCCCGCTGGCGGCGATCCCGGTCGCCTTCCGCGAGACCGGCCGGCTGGCCGGCGACACGCTCGGCATCCTGCGCCGCATGCTGACCGGCGAGGCCTCGCTGAAGAACGTGTCCGGCCCGATCACAATCGCCAAGGTCGCCAACGTCTCGGCCAAGCAGGGCCCGGACTGGTTCCTGAATTTCCTGGCGCTGCTGTCGCTGAGCCTGGCGATCATGAACCTGCTGCCGATCCCGATCTTGGACGGCGGGCACTTGCTGTATTACCTTATCGAGTTGGTCAAGGGCAGCCCGCTGAGCGAGCGCGCCATGGCGGCGGGGCAATTCGTGGGCCTGACGTTGCTGGCAGGACTGATGGGGTTGGCGTTCTACAACGACCTCTTCGGCCAGGCCCTGCGATGA
- the bamA gene encoding outer membrane protein assembly factor BamA codes for MTRFPTRRLLALALAASLSLPALAQVAEPFTASDIRVDGLQRISSGTVFTYLPVERGDTVDEAKVAEAIRALYRTGFFEDVRVDRQGNILVVTVKERPAINKLTVTGNKDIKSEELLKGLSDIGLSEGGTFDRLSLDRVTQELTRQYNNRGKYNVEITPTVSPLDRNRVDVAIAIKEGKAAKIRHVNLIGTEKFLNKDILENWESREHNWLSWYRRDDQYSKEKLSGDLEKLNSWYLDRGYVDFSVDSTQVAISPDKRDMYLTAGITEGEQYKISDIKVTGDTILPQEEIEKLVIPKAGDTFSRALLEYSSDAITNTLSNIGYAFAKVTPIPTTDREKRTVAVNLQVTPGPRVSVRRIVFRGNTRTSDEVLRREMRQFEDTWYSQAAIDRSKIRLQRLGYFESVDVETPPVPGSNDKVDVVYNVKETTSGSFTFGLGYSQTYGVTTSVQLSQNNFLGGGNRVAVDASRSSYQERYAFSYTNPFFTDDGVSLGYNLSWRKLDYSDFGTAQYNSTNGAAQVIFGVPITETDSVSLMFGVDSNQITTYPGFTPQAIINYIDAIGTKTFHAWRSELGWARDTRNDYFMPTRGMYQRVGLEATLPGSTVEYWKLNYQISKYWPISPALVLNTRAEFGYGDSYGSDVSRDICGTYTSDAQGTTTYNPQACNGSNLIRSVTASGLPFYENFYAGGTNSVRGFEDNTLGPRSEATASYRRGQPLGGSFKTVGSAEMYFPKLFDSPSARISAFVDVGNVFNGVDNFKSNQLRASTGIALLWRAPVGPISISYAIPLKKEDNDEIERLQFTFGGQF; via the coding sequence ATGACGAGATTTCCCACTCGCCGCCTGCTTGCCCTCGCCCTCGCCGCCAGCCTCAGCCTGCCGGCCCTGGCCCAGGTAGCGGAGCCCTTCACCGCCAGCGACATCCGCGTCGACGGGCTGCAACGCATTTCGTCCGGCACCGTGTTCACCTACCTGCCGGTGGAACGCGGCGACACCGTGGACGAGGCCAAGGTCGCCGAGGCGATCCGTGCCCTGTACCGCACCGGCTTCTTCGAGGACGTGCGCGTCGACCGCCAGGGCAACATCCTGGTGGTCACGGTCAAGGAGCGCCCGGCGATCAACAAGCTGACCGTCACCGGCAACAAGGACATCAAGAGCGAGGAACTGCTCAAGGGCCTGTCCGACATCGGCCTCAGCGAAGGCGGCACCTTCGACCGGCTGAGCCTGGACCGGGTGACCCAGGAGCTGACCCGCCAGTACAACAACCGCGGCAAGTACAACGTCGAGATCACCCCGACGGTGAGCCCGCTGGACCGCAACCGCGTCGACGTGGCCATCGCGATCAAGGAAGGCAAGGCGGCCAAGATCCGCCACGTCAACCTGATCGGCACCGAGAAATTCCTCAACAAGGACATCCTGGAGAACTGGGAGTCGCGCGAGCACAACTGGCTGTCCTGGTACCGCCGCGACGACCAGTACTCCAAGGAAAAGCTGTCCGGCGACCTGGAGAAGCTCAACTCCTGGTACCTGGACCGCGGCTACGTCGACTTCAGCGTCGACTCCACCCAGGTGGCGATCAGCCCCGACAAGCGCGACATGTACCTGACCGCCGGCATCACCGAAGGCGAGCAGTACAAGATTTCCGACATCAAGGTCACCGGCGACACCATCCTGCCGCAGGAAGAGATCGAGAAGCTGGTGATCCCCAAGGCCGGCGACACCTTCTCGCGCGCGCTGCTGGAATACAGCTCCGACGCCATCACCAATACCCTGAGCAACATCGGCTACGCCTTCGCCAAGGTCACCCCGATCCCGACCACCGACCGCGAGAAGCGCACGGTGGCGGTGAACCTGCAGGTGACGCCGGGCCCGCGCGTGTCGGTGCGGCGCATCGTGTTCCGCGGCAACACCCGCACCTCCGACGAAGTGCTGCGCCGCGAAATGCGCCAGTTCGAGGACACCTGGTACTCGCAGGCGGCGATCGACCGCTCCAAGATCCGCCTGCAGCGCCTGGGTTATTTCGAGTCGGTGGACGTGGAAACCCCGCCGGTGCCGGGCAGCAACGACAAGGTCGACGTGGTCTACAACGTCAAGGAGACCACCTCGGGCAGCTTCACCTTCGGCCTGGGCTATTCGCAGACCTACGGCGTCACCACCTCGGTGCAGCTGTCGCAGAACAACTTCCTCGGCGGCGGCAACCGCGTCGCGGTGGACGCCTCGCGCAGCAGCTACCAGGAGCGCTACGCGTTCTCCTACACCAACCCGTTCTTCACCGACGACGGCGTGTCGCTGGGCTACAACCTGTCGTGGCGCAAGCTGGACTACTCCGACTTCGGCACCGCGCAGTACAACAGCACCAACGGCGCGGCGCAGGTGATCTTCGGCGTGCCGATCACCGAGACCGACAGCGTCTCGCTGATGTTCGGCGTGGACAGCAACCAGATCACCACCTATCCGGGCTTCACCCCGCAGGCGATCATCAACTACATCGACGCGATCGGGACCAAGACCTTCCACGCCTGGCGCAGCGAGCTCGGCTGGGCGCGCGACACCCGCAACGACTACTTCATGCCCACCCGCGGCATGTACCAGCGTGTGGGCCTGGAAGCCACCCTGCCCGGTTCGACCGTGGAGTACTGGAAGCTCAACTACCAGATCTCCAAGTACTGGCCGATCTCGCCGGCGCTGGTGCTCAACACCCGCGCGGAGTTCGGCTACGGCGACAGCTACGGCAGCGACGTGTCGCGCGACATCTGCGGCACCTACACCAGCGATGCGCAAGGCACGACGACCTACAACCCGCAGGCCTGCAACGGCTCCAACCTGATCCGCAGCGTCACCGCCTCGGGCCTGCCGTTCTACGAGAACTTCTACGCCGGCGGCACCAACTCGGTCCGCGGCTTCGAGGACAACACCCTCGGCCCGCGCTCGGAGGCCACCGCCTCGTACCGCCGCGGCCAGCCGCTGGGCGGCTCGTTCAAGACCGTGGGCTCGGCGGAAATGTACTTCCCGAAGCTGTTCGACAGCCCGTCGGCGCGCATTTCGGCGTTCGTGGACGTCGGCAACGTGTTCAATGGCGTGGACAACTTCAAGTCCAACCAGTTGCGCGCCTCCACCGGTATCGCCCTGCTGTGGCGGGCCCCGGTCGGCCCGATCTCGATCAGCTATGCGATTCCGTTGAAGAAGGAAGACAACGACGAAATCGAGCGCCTGCAGTTCACCTTTGGTGGGCAGTTCTAA
- the dxr gene encoding 1-deoxy-D-xylulose-5-phosphate reductoisomerase, which yields MNTQRSKTPAVRTIAVLGATGSIGASALDVIARHPQRLRAGVLAAGRNVDALLALCATHRPAHAVIADPALYPALRDGLRAAGLSTQAHAGDAALDQLVASDACDSVVAAIVGAAGLASTLAAARAGKRLLLANKEALVLAGELVTAAAAAAGAEIIPIDSEHNAIFQCLRSRQTGAEVRRVLLTASGGPFRGWDRARLQAVTPAQAVAHPKWSMGPKISVDSATLMNKGLEVIEAHHLFALAPERIEVLVHPQSLVHSLVEFIDGSTLAQMGLPDMRTTLAVGLGWPDRIASGVAGLDLLTQGRLDFEAPDLDAFPCLGLAWHAMQAGGSAPAILNAANEVAVSAFLQGRIGFLSIPALVENALTELPAVAADSLDALLAADAHSRKITELAIARHFAHA from the coding sequence GTGAACACGCAACGCAGCAAGACCCCAGCGGTCCGCACCATCGCCGTGCTCGGCGCCACCGGCTCGATCGGTGCCTCGGCGCTGGACGTGATCGCGCGCCATCCGCAGCGCCTGCGCGCCGGCGTACTGGCAGCCGGGCGCAACGTCGACGCGCTGCTGGCGCTGTGCGCCACGCACCGTCCCGCGCATGCGGTGATCGCCGATCCGGCGCTGTACCCGGCGCTGCGCGACGGCCTGCGTGCGGCCGGGCTGTCGACCCAGGCGCATGCCGGCGACGCCGCACTGGACCAACTGGTGGCCAGCGACGCCTGCGACAGCGTGGTCGCCGCCATCGTCGGCGCGGCCGGCCTGGCCTCGACCCTGGCCGCGGCCCGTGCAGGCAAGCGCCTGCTGCTGGCCAACAAGGAAGCGCTGGTGCTGGCCGGCGAACTGGTCACCGCCGCGGCGGCCGCGGCCGGCGCCGAGATCATCCCGATCGACAGCGAACACAACGCCATCTTCCAGTGCCTGCGCTCGCGCCAGACCGGTGCCGAGGTGCGGCGGGTGCTGCTGACCGCCTCCGGCGGCCCGTTCCGCGGCTGGGACCGCGCGCGCCTGCAGGCGGTGACCCCGGCGCAGGCCGTGGCGCACCCGAAGTGGTCGATGGGGCCGAAGATCTCCGTCGATTCGGCGACGTTGATGAACAAGGGCCTGGAGGTGATCGAGGCCCACCACCTGTTCGCGCTGGCGCCCGAGCGCATCGAGGTGCTGGTGCACCCGCAGAGCCTGGTGCATTCGCTGGTCGAGTTCATCGACGGTTCGACCCTGGCGCAGATGGGCCTGCCGGACATGCGCACCACCCTGGCGGTGGGCCTGGGCTGGCCGGACCGCATCGCCTCCGGGGTCGCCGGGCTGGACCTGCTGACGCAGGGCCGGCTGGATTTCGAGGCGCCGGACCTGGACGCTTTCCCCTGCCTGGGCCTGGCCTGGCACGCGATGCAGGCCGGCGGCAGCGCCCCGGCGATCCTGAACGCGGCCAACGAAGTGGCTGTTTCAGCCTTTCTTCAGGGCCGGATCGGTTTCCTATCGATTCCTGCGCTGGTCGAGAACGCCCTGACCGAGCTGCCTGCGGTCGCGGCCGATTCCCTGGACGCGTTGCTGGCGGCGGATGCGCACTCGCGCAAGATCACCGAACTCGCCATTGCCCGCCACTTCGCCCATGCTTGA
- the lpxA gene encoding acyl-ACP--UDP-N-acetylglucosamine O-acyltransferase — translation MSANAPLIHPSAIIDPGAKLAADVRVGAFTVIGAEVEIGEGCEIGSHCSIVGPTRLGRDNRLVGHVALGGDPQDKKFAGERTELVIGDRNVIREFVTVSRGTGSGGGITRVGSDNWFLAYTHVAHDCIVGNHCVFSNNTTLAGHVEVGDHVIISGFAGAHQFCRIGDHAFLGMGALINGDVPPFTMVGGNSLGRPRGINSEGLKRRGFDPERVAAIKRAYRALYVAGLPLAEAKHQLAVLAEGSEDVRAMLEFIESSERPLLR, via the coding sequence ATGAGCGCCAACGCTCCCCTGATTCACCCCTCCGCGATCATCGACCCGGGCGCGAAACTCGCCGCTGACGTGCGCGTCGGCGCCTTCACCGTGATCGGCGCCGAGGTGGAGATCGGCGAAGGCTGCGAGATCGGCTCGCATTGCAGCATCGTCGGCCCGACCCGGCTCGGCCGCGACAACCGCCTGGTCGGCCACGTCGCGCTCGGCGGCGACCCGCAGGACAAGAAGTTCGCCGGCGAACGCACCGAACTGGTGATCGGCGACCGCAACGTGATCCGCGAGTTCGTCACCGTCAGCCGCGGCACCGGCAGCGGCGGCGGCATCACCCGCGTGGGCAGCGACAACTGGTTCCTCGCCTACACCCACGTCGCCCACGACTGCATCGTCGGCAACCATTGCGTGTTCTCCAACAACACCACCCTGGCCGGGCACGTGGAAGTGGGCGACCACGTGATCATCAGCGGCTTCGCCGGCGCGCACCAGTTCTGCCGCATCGGCGATCACGCCTTCCTCGGCATGGGCGCGCTGATCAACGGCGACGTGCCGCCGTTCACCATGGTCGGCGGCAATTCGCTGGGGCGCCCGCGCGGCATCAACAGCGAAGGCCTGAAGCGCCGCGGCTTCGATCCCGAACGCGTGGCCGCGATCAAGCGCGCCTACCGCGCGCTGTACGTGGCCGGCCTGCCGCTGGCCGAGGCCAAGCACCAGTTGGCGGTGCTGGCCGAAGGCAGCGAGGACGTGCGTGCGATGCTGGAATTCATCGAATCCAGCGAGCGGCCGTTGTTGCGATGA
- the uppS gene encoding polyprenyl diphosphate synthase, with product MSLPRHLAIIMDGNGRWAQRRRRPRVIGHRAGARAVNRTIDFCLERGIGALTLFAFSSENWGRPQEEVDALMKLFLHALDREVEELQRRGVRVRFIGDRARFAPSLCERMAQAEARTRDNQALHLSIAASYGGRQDIALAARALAEDVAAGRLRPEQIDEDALSARMALADLPPPDLFIRTGGDLRISNFLLWQLAYTELWFTETLWPEFGPEVLQQALDDYARRERRFGLTSAQVAEAATENVSA from the coding sequence ATGTCCCTGCCCCGCCACCTGGCCATCATCATGGATGGCAACGGCCGCTGGGCGCAGCGCCGCCGCCGGCCGCGCGTGATCGGCCACCGCGCCGGCGCCCGCGCGGTCAACCGCACCATCGACTTCTGCCTGGAGCGCGGCATCGGCGCGCTGACCCTGTTCGCCTTTTCCAGCGAGAACTGGGGGCGCCCGCAGGAGGAAGTGGACGCGCTGATGAAGCTGTTCCTGCACGCGCTCGACCGCGAGGTCGAGGAACTGCAGCGGCGCGGCGTGCGCGTGCGCTTCATCGGCGACCGCGCGCGCTTCGCGCCGTCGCTGTGCGAGCGCATGGCCCAGGCCGAGGCGCGCACCCGCGACAACCAGGCGCTGCACCTGTCGATCGCCGCCAGCTATGGCGGCCGCCAGGACATCGCCCTGGCCGCGCGCGCGCTGGCCGAGGACGTCGCCGCCGGACGCCTGCGCCCGGAGCAGATCGACGAGGACGCGCTGTCGGCGCGCATGGCGCTGGCCGACCTGCCGCCGCCGGACCTGTTCATCCGCACCGGCGGCGACCTGCGCATCAGCAACTTCCTGCTGTGGCAGCTGGCCTATACCGAACTGTGGTTCACCGAGACCCTCTGGCCCGAGTTCGGCCCCGAGGTGCTGCAACAAGCCCTGGACGACTACGCCCGCCGCGAGCGGCGTTTCGGCCTCACCAGCGCGCAGGTCGCCGAAGCGGCGACGGAGAACGTTTCCGCATGA
- a CDS encoding phosphatidate cytidylyltransferase, translated as MTRTRVIAALIMAPLAICAILLLPTQWLVALAALIFLIGLWEWLKLAEVDDTLPRTILLMLNLLLMVLLVWASAGSLVLFQLTTLIGAGWWCVALLWLGFYRFGSDHATYARVFKLAAGTLAIVPAWAALGLIHASEPNGHRWLLTALATVWAADSGAYFAGRQFGKHKLAPRISPNKTVEGLVGGLLAGLIVAAGFGWLAGVTLPHLPGLLIVAAVSVLASVVGDLFESLLKRHVGAKDSGNVIPGHGGVLDRIDGVLAALPIFALGKDIFGF; from the coding sequence ATGACCCGTACCCGCGTCATCGCCGCGCTGATCATGGCCCCGCTGGCCATCTGCGCCATCCTGCTGCTGCCGACCCAGTGGCTGGTCGCGCTGGCCGCCCTGATCTTCCTGATCGGCCTGTGGGAATGGCTGAAGCTGGCCGAGGTCGACGACACCCTGCCGCGCACCATCCTGCTGATGCTCAACCTGCTGCTGATGGTGCTGCTGGTGTGGGCCTCGGCCGGCTCGCTGGTGCTGTTCCAGCTGACCACCCTGATCGGCGCCGGCTGGTGGTGCGTGGCCTTGCTGTGGCTGGGCTTCTACCGCTTCGGCTCCGACCACGCCACCTACGCGCGGGTGTTCAAGCTCGCCGCCGGCACCCTGGCGATCGTGCCGGCCTGGGCCGCGCTGGGCCTGATCCACGCCAGCGAGCCGAACGGCCACCGCTGGCTGCTGACCGCCCTGGCGACGGTGTGGGCCGCCGATTCCGGCGCGTATTTCGCCGGCCGCCAGTTCGGCAAGCACAAGCTCGCGCCGCGGATCAGCCCCAACAAGACCGTGGAAGGCCTGGTCGGCGGCCTGCTGGCCGGCCTGATCGTGGCCGCCGGTTTCGGCTGGCTGGCCGGGGTGACCCTGCCGCACCTGCCCGGGCTGCTGATCGTGGCCGCGGTCAGCGTGCTGGCCTCGGTGGTCGGCGACCTGTTCGAGAGCCTGCTCAAGCGCCACGTCGGCGCCAAGGACTCGGGCAACGTGATTCCCGGTCACGGCGGCGTGCTGGACCGGATCGACGGCGTGCTGGCGGCGCTGCCGATCTTCGCGCTGGGCAAGGACATCTTCGGGTTCTGA
- the fabZ gene encoding 3-hydroxyacyl-ACP dehydratase FabZ: MSHDQPLPDATLPDINQIRALLPHRYPFLLVDKVVSLDFENRRIVAHKNVSINEPYFQGHFPGQPIMPGVLIIEALAQAGGILTQLAMGRDAQSKLFYMVKVDNARFNSQVVPGDVLELHVEIKRVIRNMAVYYGEAKVNGKVVACAEVLCAGTRE; the protein is encoded by the coding sequence ATGAGCCACGATCAGCCCCTGCCGGACGCCACCCTGCCGGACATCAACCAGATCCGCGCACTGCTCCCGCACCGCTACCCGTTCCTGCTGGTGGACAAGGTGGTCTCGCTGGATTTCGAGAACCGCCGGATCGTCGCGCACAAGAACGTCAGCATCAACGAGCCGTACTTCCAGGGCCATTTCCCCGGCCAGCCGATCATGCCGGGCGTGCTGATCATCGAGGCGCTGGCACAGGCCGGCGGCATCCTGACCCAACTGGCGATGGGCCGCGACGCGCAGTCCAAGCTGTTCTACATGGTCAAGGTCGACAACGCCCGCTTCAACAGCCAGGTGGTGCCCGGCGACGTGCTGGAACTGCACGTGGAAATCAAGCGGGTGATCCGCAACATGGCGGTGTACTACGGCGAGGCCAAGGTCAACGGCAAGGTCGTGGCCTGCGCCGAAGTGCTGTGCGCCGGCACCCGCGAATGA